In the genome of Microbacterium saperdae, one region contains:
- a CDS encoding MFS transporter, which translates to MVYLPTVLFSLGEGAVIPLIPVIAARMGADVAFAALVASALVVGQLCGNLPAGWAVARIGERFTMVIAGVVSMLAAAGMIFAPSIGVLAASVFLLGFCAAAFGLARHAFMTTRVPVAFRARALSLLGGSFRLGIFVGPFVAAGLLQLFDAESAAIWFFMGCLVLMVLLVLFGPDPEKDIPPITRPSARSFVEDSGEPVSGSIPTVGRAGIFRTMWRQRAVLGRLGLAAASLSAVRSARQVVLPLWGLSLGLDASTIALVVGVSGAIDFALFYASGQVMDRFGRLWAAMPAMVLMAGAFFALSFTHDGDAAVLWYGMFAAMLGVGNGLSSGILLTLGADVAPKRDPAPFLGSWRTLTDAGGAIAPLLISGIIAVASLPIAAAAMGVVGLLGAAGFLRWIPRFVPRPKPE; encoded by the coding sequence ATGGTGTACCTGCCGACCGTGCTCTTCTCGCTCGGCGAGGGTGCGGTCATCCCTCTGATCCCCGTGATCGCCGCGCGGATGGGCGCCGATGTCGCGTTCGCCGCCCTCGTGGCGTCCGCACTGGTCGTCGGACAGCTGTGCGGCAATCTGCCCGCCGGCTGGGCCGTCGCCCGCATCGGCGAGCGTTTCACGATGGTGATCGCCGGAGTGGTGTCGATGCTCGCCGCCGCCGGGATGATCTTCGCCCCTTCGATCGGCGTGCTCGCGGCATCCGTCTTCCTTCTCGGTTTCTGCGCTGCGGCGTTCGGGCTCGCCCGTCATGCGTTCATGACCACCCGGGTGCCGGTCGCGTTCCGGGCGCGGGCGCTGTCGCTGCTCGGCGGCAGCTTCCGCTTGGGAATCTTCGTCGGTCCGTTCGTGGCGGCGGGGCTCCTGCAGCTCTTCGACGCGGAGTCGGCTGCGATCTGGTTCTTCATGGGCTGCCTCGTGTTGATGGTTCTGCTGGTGTTGTTCGGCCCGGATCCGGAGAAGGACATCCCGCCGATCACCCGCCCGTCTGCGCGGTCGTTCGTCGAGGACTCCGGCGAGCCGGTGAGCGGATCGATCCCGACCGTCGGGCGTGCCGGCATCTTCCGCACGATGTGGCGGCAGCGCGCGGTTCTCGGACGTCTCGGCCTCGCGGCCGCCTCGCTGTCGGCGGTGCGCTCGGCGCGCCAGGTCGTGCTGCCGCTGTGGGGTCTGTCTCTCGGGCTCGACGCCTCCACGATCGCCTTGGTGGTCGGCGTGTCGGGAGCGATCGACTTCGCCCTGTTCTACGCGAGCGGGCAGGTGATGGACCGATTCGGTCGCCTCTGGGCGGCGATGCCCGCGATGGTGCTGATGGCCGGCGCCTTCTTCGCCCTTTCGTTCACGCACGACGGAGATGCCGCCGTGCTCTGGTACGGCATGTTCGCCGCGATGCTCGGCGTCGGCAACGGGCTCTCCAGCGGCATCCTGCTCACTCTCGGCGCCGACGTCGCCCCCAAGCGCGACCCCGCGCCGTTCCTCGGATCATGGCGCACGCTGACGGATGCCGGTGGCGCGATCGCCCCGCTGCTGATCTCCGGCATCATCGCCGTCGCCTCGCTGCCGATCGCCGCCGCCGCCATGGGTGTCGTCGGACTTCTCGGAGCCGCCGGGTTCCTGCGGTGGATCCCGCGGTTCGTCCCGCGGCCGAAGCCCGAGTAG
- a CDS encoding sensor histidine kinase: protein MADPRTDRQVGWLIALGSLVGAFAQAAPLSFVQAGMFASWWQAASWICICLFVVIAVGGRVLPMGVLRVLWVLIPACVISLQLLSFLAYVGPADGVVPWVWMIEPGSVTLLVLLVRPVIAIALAVFSGMSVALSAWIFTGSVPEVIAAATPIHVSNIAFVVIFIGIRGRLTQLRRLEEDARLAAERQARQEAEAERNAELQRLVHDEVLSVLAAAALFRGAAPRELQDEAAHALLVLRDSGDPDDTGGAGAVIDTAEAAEEIRLRAARFSSVELRIDDRGGFLPADVVQEVSAAASEAIRNARRHSGAERVFVDALFAHDRVRVVVRDDGIGFVLAAVPGERLGVRDSIIRRLADIGGRAEIVSVPRTGTEVSLSWPR, encoded by the coding sequence ATGGCGGATCCGCGCACCGACCGACAGGTCGGATGGCTGATCGCTCTGGGGTCGTTGGTCGGCGCGTTCGCGCAGGCGGCTCCGCTCTCCTTCGTGCAGGCAGGGATGTTCGCGTCCTGGTGGCAGGCCGCGTCCTGGATCTGCATCTGTCTTTTCGTCGTGATCGCGGTCGGCGGACGGGTGCTGCCGATGGGCGTGCTCCGGGTGCTCTGGGTGCTGATCCCGGCGTGCGTGATCTCGCTCCAGCTGCTCTCGTTCCTCGCCTACGTCGGCCCGGCGGACGGCGTCGTGCCGTGGGTGTGGATGATCGAGCCCGGGTCCGTCACCCTCCTCGTTCTCCTCGTCCGTCCTGTCATCGCGATCGCGCTCGCCGTCTTCTCCGGCATGTCGGTGGCGCTCTCGGCCTGGATCTTCACGGGCTCCGTGCCCGAGGTGATCGCCGCGGCGACGCCCATCCACGTCAGCAACATCGCGTTCGTGGTGATCTTCATCGGCATCCGCGGGCGATTGACGCAGCTGCGCCGCCTGGAAGAGGACGCACGTCTCGCTGCTGAGCGCCAGGCGCGCCAGGAGGCGGAGGCCGAACGCAACGCCGAGCTCCAGCGTCTCGTACACGACGAGGTGCTCTCGGTGCTCGCCGCGGCGGCCCTGTTCCGGGGCGCGGCACCCCGGGAGCTGCAGGACGAGGCGGCGCACGCCCTCCTGGTGCTCAGAGACTCCGGCGACCCGGATGATACGGGTGGCGCGGGCGCCGTGATCGACACCGCGGAGGCCGCGGAGGAGATCCGCCTGCGCGCAGCGCGCTTCTCATCGGTGGAGCTGCGCATCGATGATCGAGGAGGGTTCCTTCCGGCCGACGTCGTGCAGGAGGTCTCGGCCGCGGCATCCGAGGCGATCCGCAACGCGCGACGCCACTCCGGAGCGGAACGCGTGTTCGTCGACGCGCTCTTCGCGCATGACCGCGTCCGCGTGGTCGTGCGCGATGACGGCATCGGCTTCGTCCTCGCTGCGGTGCCCGGGGAGCGTCTCGGCGTGCGTGACAGCATCATCCGTCGCCTGGCGGACATCGGCGGCCGAGCGGAGATCGTCTCGGTGCCGCGCACGGGGACGGAGGTGTCGCTGTCATGGCCACGATGA
- the prfB gene encoding peptide chain release factor 2, producing MLELDLSADIQALRHTFGDISEVVDVSRLRDDIARLSEEAGAPDLWDDTENAQKVTSALSHRQSELARITGIAQRLDDLEVLVGLANEMGDEDSAQEARAELAALTEMINQLEVQTLLDGEYDERSAIITIRSGAGGDDATDFAEMLMRMYLRWAERHKYPVKVMDTSYAEGAGIKSATFEIDAPYAFGTISVEAGTHRLARISPFGSADKRQTSFAAVEVIPLMEEATEVDIPENDIRVDVFRSSGPGGQSVNTTDSAVRLTHLPTGIVVSMQNEKSQIQNRAAAMRVLQTRLLLLQKEQEAAKKKELAGNITASWGDQMRSYFLYGQQLVKDLRTGQESGNPAAVFDGDLDDFISAGIRWRKRPSDD from the coding sequence ATGCTCGAACTCGATCTCTCCGCCGACATCCAGGCGCTCAGGCACACCTTCGGCGACATCAGCGAGGTCGTCGATGTCTCCCGTCTCCGCGACGACATCGCGCGGCTCAGCGAGGAGGCCGGCGCCCCCGACCTCTGGGACGACACCGAGAACGCACAGAAGGTGACCAGCGCCCTCAGCCACCGGCAGTCCGAGCTCGCCCGGATCACCGGGATCGCTCAGCGTCTCGACGACCTCGAGGTGCTCGTCGGCCTCGCGAACGAGATGGGTGACGAGGATTCGGCGCAGGAGGCACGGGCCGAGCTCGCCGCCCTCACCGAGATGATCAACCAGCTCGAGGTGCAGACGCTGCTCGACGGCGAGTACGACGAGCGCTCCGCGATCATCACGATCCGCTCCGGCGCGGGCGGCGACGACGCCACCGACTTCGCCGAGATGCTCATGCGCATGTACCTGCGCTGGGCCGAGCGCCACAAGTACCCCGTCAAGGTCATGGATACGTCGTATGCCGAAGGGGCTGGCATCAAGTCCGCGACCTTCGAGATCGATGCGCCCTACGCCTTCGGCACGATCTCCGTCGAGGCCGGGACGCACCGCCTCGCGCGCATCAGCCCGTTCGGCTCGGCCGACAAGCGTCAGACGTCGTTCGCCGCTGTCGAGGTCATCCCGCTCATGGAAGAGGCCACCGAGGTCGACATTCCCGAGAACGACATCCGCGTCGACGTGTTCCGCTCCTCCGGTCCCGGTGGGCAGTCGGTCAACACGACCGACTCGGCCGTGCGCCTCACCCACCTCCCGACCGGCATCGTGGTGTCGATGCAGAACGAGAAGTCGCAGATCCAGAACCGTGCGGCCGCCATGCGCGTGCTGCAGACGCGCCTCCTGCTGCTGCAGAAGGAGCAGGAAGCGGCGAAGAAGAAGGAGCTCGCGGGCAACATCACCGCGAGCTGGGGTGACCAGATGCGCTCCTACTTCCTCTACGGCCAGCAGCTGGTGAAGGACCTTCGCACCGGCCAGGAGTCGGGAAACCCGGCAGCCGTGTTCGACGGCGACCTCGACGACTTCATCTCCGCCGGCATCCGCTGGCGCAAGCGTCCCAGCGACGACTGA
- a CDS encoding DUF2510 domain-containing protein, with product MTTPAGWYDDGSGRQRWWDGQQWTEHFAPEAAAPVEAETAAAAEVPTTDAAAAYEPPASEAPAYEAPAYEAAALDEPSIDDTVIRPTDETATTPAAQDWSAPSTAPAASSDPNAFADQGATAATTPLDDGIAAYARPATPGYPGSAPVYPGAYSAAPTGYPAAAPYGQAAPEGPKKVSVLGLVGLGLGVLGTILVFIPVIGFIGFIVLAAGFIVSLISLFLKGKKWPGITGLILAVVGTIIGIVMSFIYLFAFAQGVSSEIDNLPTSSPSIEATAPSETDEGTTGTGRPTVEEVTVGITEILQAVETEALTPEQITCVAGEFVASDIPDDTLRVIASGADETFLDVDAVTAFTDEITEAIPACLVP from the coding sequence ATGACGACACCTGCAGGTTGGTACGACGACGGATCCGGACGTCAGCGCTGGTGGGACGGCCAGCAGTGGACCGAGCACTTCGCTCCGGAGGCCGCAGCGCCCGTCGAGGCGGAGACCGCCGCTGCGGCTGAGGTCCCGACGACAGACGCGGCAGCGGCGTACGAGCCGCCCGCATCCGAGGCTCCGGCGTACGAGGCTCCGGCGTACGAGGCGGCCGCCCTCGACGAGCCGTCGATCGATGACACCGTGATCCGTCCGACTGACGAGACCGCGACCACCCCGGCGGCGCAGGACTGGTCCGCGCCGTCGACCGCTCCGGCCGCGTCGTCCGACCCCAACGCGTTCGCCGATCAGGGTGCGACCGCGGCGACCACGCCGCTCGACGACGGCATCGCCGCCTATGCTCGTCCCGCAACGCCGGGCTATCCGGGTTCCGCACCGGTGTACCCGGGCGCCTACTCGGCGGCGCCGACCGGCTACCCGGCCGCAGCACCCTACGGACAGGCCGCTCCCGAGGGGCCGAAGAAGGTCTCGGTCCTGGGGCTGGTCGGGCTGGGCCTGGGCGTGCTGGGCACGATCCTGGTCTTCATCCCGGTCATCGGCTTCATCGGGTTCATCGTTCTCGCGGCCGGCTTCATCGTGTCGCTCATCTCGCTCTTCCTGAAGGGCAAGAAGTGGCCGGGCATCACGGGCCTGATCCTCGCGGTGGTCGGCACGATCATCGGCATCGTGATGTCGTTCATCTACCTGTTCGCCTTCGCGCAGGGCGTGAGCAGCGAGATCGACAACCTCCCCACCTCCTCGCCCTCGATCGAGGCGACCGCGCCGAGCGAGACCGATGAAGGGACGACCGGCACCGGCCGCCCGACCGTCGAAGAGGTGACCGTCGGAATCACCGAGATCCTGCAGGCGGTGGAGACCGAGGCCCTGACTCCCGAGCAGATCACCTGCGTCGCTGGGGAGTTCGTCGCTTCCGACATCCCCGACGACACGTTGCGCGTGATCGCCAGCGGCGCAGACGAGACGTTCCTGGACGTGGACGCCGTGACCGCTTTCACGGACGAGATCACCGAGGCGATTCCCGCCTGCCTCGTCCCCTGA
- the ftsE gene encoding cell division ATP-binding protein FtsE, whose translation MIRFENVTKRYRGTSKPALSGVDFEVQRGEFVFLVGASGSGKSSCLRLILREDVPTSGRVAVLGRDLRSLANRKVPYFRRHIGSVFQDFRLLPSKTVYQNVAFTLQVTGSSRGFIQQAVPEALALVGLDGKQKRMPHELSGGEQQRVAIARALVNRPQVLLADEPTGNLDPATSVDIMQLLARINAGGTTVLMATHEAGFVDQMQRRVIELNDGEMVRDEVHGGYGDTSNIPRLVPAEVRGAAAVAALTAVQEVQRQTADLSMVRAALAEELSEQRKAAAAAPAHEPASASAPVAESTPADTVVPLEPVVAPDPAPVDPPVAVGPRTHPIVLPQVDVAELGVADRLGLSDGDDEEVGPTS comes from the coding sequence ATGATTCGGTTCGAGAACGTCACGAAACGCTACCGCGGGACGTCGAAGCCCGCTCTGTCCGGAGTCGACTTCGAGGTGCAGCGCGGGGAGTTCGTCTTCCTGGTCGGCGCCTCCGGGTCCGGCAAATCGTCCTGCCTGCGGCTCATCCTGCGCGAGGACGTCCCCACCTCAGGGAGGGTGGCGGTGCTCGGCAGAGACCTGCGCTCGCTCGCGAACCGCAAGGTGCCCTATTTCCGGCGCCACATCGGCTCGGTGTTCCAGGACTTCCGGCTGCTCCCGTCGAAGACCGTCTACCAGAACGTCGCCTTCACCCTGCAGGTCACCGGTTCCTCGCGCGGGTTCATCCAGCAGGCCGTCCCCGAGGCGCTCGCGCTGGTCGGGCTGGACGGCAAGCAGAAGCGGATGCCGCACGAACTCTCCGGTGGCGAGCAGCAGCGCGTCGCCATCGCACGCGCTCTCGTCAATCGTCCGCAGGTGCTGCTCGCCGATGAGCCCACAGGCAACCTGGACCCCGCGACCTCGGTCGACATCATGCAGCTGCTCGCCCGTATCAACGCGGGTGGAACGACCGTGCTGATGGCTACGCACGAGGCTGGTTTCGTCGACCAGATGCAGCGTCGCGTGATCGAGCTCAACGACGGCGAGATGGTGCGCGACGAGGTGCACGGCGGGTACGGCGACACCTCGAACATCCCTCGCCTCGTGCCGGCAGAGGTACGCGGCGCGGCCGCCGTCGCCGCGCTCACCGCGGTGCAGGAGGTGCAGCGCCAGACGGCAGACCTCTCCATGGTCCGAGCCGCACTCGCCGAGGAGCTGAGCGAGCAGCGCAAGGCCGCTGCCGCCGCTCCGGCGCACGAGCCAGCTTCGGCATCCGCACCTGTCGCCGAGAGCACACCCGCGGACACGGTGGTGCCTCTCGAGCCGGTCGTGGCGCCGGATCCCGCTCCGGTCGACCCTCCTGTCGCGGTCGGCCCGCGCACGCATCCGATCGTCCTGCCGCAGGTCGATGTCGCCGAGCTCGGCGTCGCCGATCGCCTGGGACTCTCTGACGGCGACGATGAAGAAGTGGGGCCGACCTCATGA
- the ftsX gene encoding permease-like cell division protein FtsX, producing MRIGLILAEALGGLRRNISMVISVVLVTFVSLTFVGAAILMQGQIGVMRGYWAERAQVAVYMCSAVSESDTCVDGAASDEQVEAVRAQLEGDALSPLISSMTFDTKEDTYAKLVEQLGADQASVLTPDQAFEVFFVTMKDPGQSPVLAEAFSGQAGVEQVKDQLQYLEPLFSALTVATYIAVGIAVLMLIAATLLIATTIRLSAYARRKEIGIMRLVGASNRFIQTPFVLEGVFAAFLGSALASAAVVAGVHFGVNGYLRGRVPFITTWITMQDAMLVVPVLIGIGIVLAALSAGFAIRRWLRT from the coding sequence ATGAGAATCGGTCTGATCCTCGCCGAAGCCCTCGGCGGTCTCCGCCGCAACATCTCGATGGTGATCTCCGTCGTGCTGGTGACCTTCGTCTCGCTCACATTCGTCGGTGCGGCGATCCTGATGCAGGGCCAGATCGGCGTCATGCGCGGCTACTGGGCCGAGCGCGCCCAGGTCGCCGTGTACATGTGCTCCGCGGTCTCGGAATCCGACACCTGTGTCGACGGCGCGGCCAGCGATGAGCAGGTGGAAGCCGTCCGGGCTCAGCTCGAGGGCGATGCGCTCTCGCCGCTCATCAGCTCGATGACGTTCGACACCAAGGAAGACACCTACGCCAAGCTCGTCGAGCAGCTCGGCGCCGACCAGGCCAGCGTGCTCACGCCCGACCAGGCTTTCGAGGTGTTCTTCGTCACGATGAAGGACCCGGGGCAGTCTCCGGTGCTCGCCGAGGCCTTCAGCGGCCAGGCGGGCGTGGAGCAGGTCAAGGACCAGCTGCAATATCTGGAGCCGCTCTTCTCCGCGCTCACGGTCGCGACGTATATCGCCGTGGGTATCGCGGTGCTCATGCTGATCGCGGCGACGCTGCTGATCGCGACCACGATCCGTCTGTCCGCGTACGCGAGACGCAAGGAGATCGGCATCATGCGCCTGGTCGGCGCGTCCAACAGGTTCATCCAGACGCCGTTCGTCCTCGAAGGCGTGTTCGCGGCGTTCCTGGGGTCTGCGCTCGCCAGCGCCGCGGTCGTCGCCGGGGTGCACTTCGGAGTCAACGGATACCTCCGCGGTCGAGTCCCCTTCATCACGACCTGGATCACGATGCAGGACGCGATGCTCGTGGTGCCTGTGCTGATCGGCATCGGCATCGTGCTGGCGGCCCTGTCCGCCGGGTTCGCGATCAGACGCTGGCTGCGCACCTGA
- the smpB gene encoding SsrA-binding protein SmpB, translated as MPRERGEKVIATNRRARHDYNIEKSYEAGMVLTGTEVKSLRQGRANLSDGYAFIKGNEVFLDSVHIPEYSQGHWTNHTAKRVRKLLLHREEIAKLAHAVSAGGYTLIPLKLYFSDGRAKVEIALAKGKREYDKRQTLRERQDTREADRAMRLRNRVGE; from the coding sequence ATGCCCAGGGAACGCGGGGAGAAGGTCATCGCGACCAATCGTCGCGCACGTCACGACTACAACATCGAGAAGTCGTACGAGGCGGGGATGGTGCTCACGGGCACCGAGGTGAAGTCGCTGCGCCAGGGGCGCGCGAACCTGAGCGACGGGTACGCGTTCATCAAGGGCAACGAGGTCTTCCTCGATTCGGTGCACATTCCGGAGTACTCCCAGGGTCACTGGACGAACCACACCGCCAAGCGCGTGCGCAAGCTGCTGCTGCACCGCGAGGAGATTGCGAAGCTCGCCCACGCCGTCTCGGCGGGCGGATACACGCTGATCCCGTTGAAGCTCTACTTCTCGGACGGTCGCGCCAAGGTCGAGATCGCCCTGGCGAAGGGAAAGCGCGAGTACGACAAGCGTCAGACCCTGCGTGAGCGTCAGGACACCCGCGAGGCAGACCGGGCCATGCGGTTGCGCAACCGCGTCGGGGAGTAA
- a CDS encoding dipeptidyl-peptidase 5 — protein sequence MTSPYGSWPSPFSAASVATSSPRIDGARFVGDDIWWGESVPAEGGRVTVRSSTGREVLPAPWSARSRVHEYGGGAWTADDEGTLYFVDAKDQRVYRLPAAGGPTPLTPEGPAHGGLRWQHGRLLAVREDLTSTPHRRAIVGVPLDGSASGDPAAIRVFAEGSAFFAHPALSPDGSRIAWVQWSGDRMPWDAATVHLATVDGREVATLPSRAALQPEWVSDDALLYADDPSGRWLLHRVHLDGLSPSAPAELIAPADADTGYGLWVLGNRWFRPLSDGRTVAIRTNGRDRVVVIDTEGETRDLDVPCDGHVSVDDVRGHRVLLSGNGSHVNPGVWCVDLDSGEVTAVRGGDRVDPAWMPAAQQIDIDGAHGPVHAFAYAPANPEVSAPEDSLPPYVVLVHGGPTAHVTGATSAAIAFYTSRGIGVLDVNYGGSTGYGRAYRERLQGQWGVVDVDDVIAAAQGLADAGLADPDRIAIRGGSAGGWTVLSALVRGGVFGAGISRYGVSDLRMLAEDSHDFEAHYIESLVGPLPESEQLYIDRSPLSSAGRIAVPVLLLQGEDDRVVPPSQSAAIRDALAARGIDHEYVLYPGEGHGFRRAETVVDALERELTFLGRVFGFAPRL from the coding sequence ATGACTTCGCCCTACGGGTCCTGGCCCTCCCCCTTCTCTGCGGCTTCGGTGGCCACCTCCTCGCCGCGCATCGACGGGGCGCGGTTCGTCGGCGACGACATCTGGTGGGGCGAGTCCGTACCGGCCGAGGGCGGTCGTGTCACCGTCCGGTCCTCGACCGGACGAGAGGTCCTGCCGGCTCCCTGGAGTGCACGCTCACGAGTGCACGAATACGGCGGAGGGGCCTGGACGGCGGATGACGAGGGCACCCTGTACTTCGTCGACGCCAAGGACCAGCGGGTGTACCGCCTCCCCGCGGCCGGCGGGCCGACGCCGCTGACGCCTGAGGGGCCGGCCCACGGCGGTCTGCGGTGGCAACACGGCCGTCTGCTCGCGGTGCGCGAGGACCTCACGTCTACGCCGCACCGACGCGCGATCGTGGGCGTTCCGCTGGACGGCTCCGCCTCCGGCGATCCGGCAGCGATCCGGGTGTTCGCCGAGGGATCCGCGTTCTTCGCGCATCCGGCGCTCTCCCCCGACGGCTCGCGGATCGCGTGGGTCCAGTGGAGTGGGGATCGGATGCCGTGGGACGCCGCCACGGTGCACCTCGCCACCGTGGACGGGCGCGAGGTGGCGACCCTGCCGAGTCGGGCTGCTCTGCAACCCGAATGGGTCTCCGACGATGCACTGCTCTACGCCGATGATCCCTCCGGGCGCTGGCTCCTGCATCGCGTGCACCTCGACGGCCTCTCCCCGAGCGCGCCGGCCGAGCTCATCGCACCGGCCGATGCCGATACCGGCTACGGATTGTGGGTGCTCGGCAACCGCTGGTTCCGGCCGCTCTCCGACGGCCGGACCGTCGCCATCCGCACGAACGGCCGCGATCGAGTCGTCGTGATCGATACCGAGGGAGAGACACGCGACCTCGACGTGCCCTGCGACGGCCATGTGAGCGTTGACGATGTCCGCGGACACCGCGTGCTGCTGTCCGGCAACGGTTCCCACGTGAACCCGGGCGTCTGGTGCGTGGACCTGGACTCCGGAGAGGTGACGGCGGTGCGCGGCGGCGACCGGGTGGATCCCGCATGGATGCCCGCCGCACAGCAGATCGACATCGACGGTGCGCACGGACCGGTGCACGCCTTCGCCTACGCACCGGCGAACCCGGAGGTCTCCGCCCCGGAGGATTCGCTCCCGCCCTATGTCGTGCTCGTGCACGGCGGACCGACCGCCCACGTGACGGGTGCCACGTCCGCCGCGATCGCGTTCTACACGAGCCGTGGCATCGGCGTGCTCGACGTGAACTACGGCGGTTCGACCGGCTACGGTCGCGCCTATCGGGAGCGACTGCAGGGGCAATGGGGCGTGGTCGACGTCGACGACGTGATCGCCGCCGCACAGGGGCTCGCCGACGCCGGCCTGGCAGATCCCGATCGGATCGCGATCCGCGGCGGCTCGGCCGGGGGCTGGACCGTGTTGTCGGCCCTCGTACGCGGCGGGGTGTTCGGGGCGGGCATCAGCCGCTACGGCGTCTCCGACCTGCGGATGCTCGCTGAGGACTCCCACGACTTCGAAGCGCACTACATCGAGAGCCTCGTGGGTCCCCTGCCGGAGTCGGAGCAGCTGTACATCGACCGCTCCCCGCTCTCATCCGCCGGCCGGATCGCGGTGCCGGTGCTCCTGCTGCAGGGCGAGGACGACCGTGTCGTGCCGCCGTCGCAGTCCGCGGCGATCCGCGACGCACTGGCCGCGCGCGGAATCGACCATGAGTACGTGCTCTATCCGGGAGAAGGGCACGGCTTCCGCCGCGCGGAGACCGTCGTCGATGCGCTCGAACGGGAGCTGACGTTCCTCGGTCGTGTCTTCGGATTCGCTCCGCGACTCTGA
- a CDS encoding arsenic resistance protein yields MTETTRTSWMERHQVALFLAAILCGVGVGLAVPGSDALEYAIEPVLGVLLFVTFLSVPFRRIGGSLRDARFLGALGLLNFVVVPIVVFALSRFVADESALLIGVLLVLLTPCVDYVIVFTGLAGGSATKLLAAAPLLMLAQILLLPLYLLLFIGPDAAALIDGAPFVRAFVVLILLPLAAAALVQVLARRYSLVRTIESGLLAATVPLMSATLLIVVASQVRAVGAQLGALTRVAPIYLAFAVILVVLGILVARIARLDAASSRALTFSGVTRNSLVVLPLALALPSALALAPLVVVTQTLVELIVMVMLVRVLPRLIPQR; encoded by the coding sequence ATGACTGAGACGACTCGTACTTCCTGGATGGAACGTCATCAGGTCGCGCTCTTCCTGGCGGCGATCCTGTGCGGCGTCGGAGTCGGCCTGGCCGTTCCCGGCAGCGATGCTCTCGAGTACGCGATCGAACCGGTGCTCGGGGTGCTGCTGTTCGTCACGTTCCTCTCCGTCCCCTTCCGGCGGATCGGCGGTTCCCTGCGCGATGCACGCTTCCTCGGCGCGCTCGGACTCCTCAACTTCGTAGTGGTCCCGATCGTCGTCTTCGCGTTGTCCCGTTTCGTGGCCGACGAGAGCGCCTTGCTGATCGGCGTGCTCCTGGTGCTGCTCACACCCTGCGTCGACTACGTGATCGTCTTCACCGGACTGGCCGGCGGGTCCGCGACCAAACTGCTCGCCGCCGCCCCGCTGCTGATGCTCGCCCAGATCCTGCTGCTGCCGTTGTACCTCCTGCTGTTCATCGGGCCGGACGCCGCCGCGCTGATCGACGGCGCGCCGTTCGTGCGGGCCTTCGTCGTCTTGATCCTTCTCCCGCTGGCAGCCGCCGCCCTGGTGCAGGTGCTGGCACGTCGATACTCCCTCGTCCGCACGATCGAGAGCGGTCTGCTCGCCGCGACGGTGCCCCTCATGAGCGCGACGCTCCTGATCGTCGTCGCCTCCCAGGTGCGCGCAGTGGGTGCACAGCTCGGGGCGCTCACCAGGGTCGCGCCGATCTACCTCGCGTTCGCCGTCATCCTCGTCGTGCTCGGCATCCTCGTGGCGCGCATCGCCCGTCTCGACGCGGCGTCGTCGCGCGCACTGACGTTCAGCGGCGTCACGCGCAACTCACTCGTGGTCCTCCCTCTCGCGCTCGCGCTTCCCTCGGCCCTCGCACTCGCACCGCTGGTCGTGGTCACCCAGACGCTGGTGGAGCTCATCGTGATGGTCATGCTGGTGCGCGTCCTGCCCCGGCTCATCCCGCAGCGCTGA
- the lexA gene encoding transcriptional repressor LexA codes for MSENSAPEPEAPRTRRRKSLSPKQMAILEVIQASIAQQGYPPSMREIGDAVGLKSLSSVTHQLGQLELSGYLRRDPGKTRAMEVLIDLPGSSTENPADVATPVGDAALVPLVGRIAAGVPITAEQQVEEIFPLPRQLVGKGDLFMLKVSGESMIDAAICDGDWVVIRSQNSAENGEIVAAMLDDEATVKTFRRRDGHTWLLPRNSAFEPILGDEATVLGKVVAVLRAV; via the coding sequence ATGAGCGAGAACTCAGCCCCCGAGCCAGAGGCACCGCGCACGCGCCGTCGGAAGAGCCTGAGCCCCAAGCAGATGGCGATCCTGGAGGTCATCCAGGCCTCGATCGCCCAGCAGGGCTACCCGCCGAGCATGCGCGAGATCGGCGACGCGGTCGGGCTCAAGTCGCTCTCCAGCGTCACCCACCAACTCGGGCAGCTGGAGCTCAGCGGCTACCTCCGCCGCGATCCCGGCAAGACCAGGGCCATGGAGGTGCTGATCGACCTTCCCGGCTCCAGCACCGAGAACCCGGCCGACGTGGCGACGCCGGTCGGCGATGCGGCACTGGTGCCGCTCGTGGGTCGCATCGCCGCAGGAGTGCCGATCACCGCGGAGCAGCAGGTCGAGGAGATCTTCCCCCTCCCCCGTCAGCTCGTGGGCAAGGGCGATCTCTTCATGCTCAAGGTCTCGGGAGAGTCGATGATCGACGCCGCGATCTGCGATGGCGACTGGGTCGTCATCCGCTCGCAGAACAGCGCGGAGAACGGTGAGATCGTCGCGGCGATGCTCGACGACGAGGCGACCGTCAAGACCTTCCGCCGTCGCGACGGGCACACGTGGCTGCTGCCCCGCAACTCGGCGTTCGAACCGATCCTCGGCGATGAGGCCACGGTGCTCGGCAAGGTGGTCGCCGTGCTCCGCGCCGTCTGA